The Raphanus sativus cultivar WK10039 chromosome 6, ASM80110v3, whole genome shotgun sequence sequence ATAATTCTTGAAATTGAAAAACTTTGTcttgtgtgattttttttaatgaaataaaaggtGTGTATCTTAGTTttgtaaatatgtaaaaaaactttttctaaATGTAATATGGACAGAGCCGTCCACACACCTTGTGGAAAAAGGCAAGAGCCTTAAGCCCCTTAggtttttaatcaaaatttagggccacatatttatatagttcATTATTCTTTGAGTGTTGTAAATatctgcatatatatatatatagaacttgATTGGTCATATATACTTTCTCTACATTTTAGTTTGGCCTCATTTTATAGACTTTAATTATAAACATATTCATGATATCTACCATTTTAGTTGTTTGTAAATAtaccaaaaaaatttatgatgagatcatttaaaaaaaatatttacttattgtaaaaaaaatgttttagagCATCTCTAATTTGTGTGTAACAAAAAAAGAGCATCTCTAATTTAACtcctttttcattttaaaatagaataaaatggAATATAGAGTAAAAGATGTTCCAATCTAATTTTATATCTCACTACATAACGAAGTTTAttctacaaataaaataatttatttattttatttaaatgaaaaataaaataagactAAAGCATTTTTACTTTATGAATTTGTTAGAACTTAAAAAGAAGCTATTTGAAATGACTCAAAAAGAAATTACGAAATTAGCCATCCAACTATAATGCTACAATAGTAGGTCATCTTAAACCATCCATCTCACAGTTTCTTTGCTTCTAAAACTCCACTAAGTGATGGGATTTAAAccttattttatcaaattttcttttcttgtttctatgagaaaagttaaatttctttagtttaaaaatatttataatttataaaatgatgGCTCATGTCTAAATCTCAACAAAGTTCTTGATAGAAAAGCAAAATCATTTTTATCGTTTTAGgcagaaaaacatataaattatttgctTTGTTTTCTTCTGTCACAGACCTAcatttatttagtttgtttCACATATACAACTCGTTAATTGAGTGGACTTTACCAAAAGAGTTGTAACAACTAGAGATGTCAATTCGGTTGTTCATGAACATGTTTAAATGGACAAATTAGTTTAGTggacattatatttttaaagctTGAATTGTACCAAGTCTAAATtatccaaaccaaactgaaccattTCAAATAGATTTTCTGCGGGTTCCaattaaaaaatcaatgttAGCATacaaaaattcatatttaatataatttcattatgtttcgtaaaattcataataatagATACAGTATTGACGGAAAACTCGATTTACGGTTTTAGCAGAAAACtcaattttacagttttggctGGAAAACTTgatttacggttttgacggaaaaatttaaaaactcgATGTTACTATTTTGGCGGAAAATCTctattttacggttttggtgagaaaaatcaatttgtagtttgacgggaaaactcaaaaactcgattttacgattttggagAGAAATCtcaattttacagttttggtaTGAAAATTCGATTACAGTTTTGATGGAAAAACTCAAAAACTCGACTTTACGATTTTGGCAAGAAAACTAgatttacggttttgacgggaaaattcaatttacggttttgacagaaaaactcaaaaactcgatttgatgattttggttaaaaacttaatttacggttttggcggtaaaatttgattttttcttccaaaataaaaactctAAGATTTTTATATCATTGGACCGTCCATGTCCATTTGGTTTAAACCTAATCGAACATGCTTTATTTGTGTATCTAATTTGGTTAATCTAAATGGAATTGCACATGGTCACCCATGGATAAAAAGTCCAATTGATATCTCTAGTAACAACATCATCTTCTAGTTTCCCtccctccccccccccctcccccctCCCCTCTATTATGGGTCTACATCCTTCTTTGCGTGTCTTACAGCATCCGCAATGGGAGACTATAGCGTTGGGattctaaaaatacatgtatatatatgtgtttaatTACAGAGTTAATTTTTTACTGGAAATCCAATATAAAAGTATCTAATTTCAAATATTCTGGATTGGATTTCCCTTAAGATTTAAAACTCAGAAattacatatacatacatatatatacacttttAGAATTCTAAAACTAGAATCTCCATTAGGGTGCTCTTAGCCtttgaattgtttttctttCCTTTATGTTGCAAGTTACCCCGATGCGGCTACTTTAGAACTAAATATGAACTAATCAACATTTATTCTGTAGTTTGTTATATGTAAAAGCCAAATGCAAACGATGAGAAAAACTATATATGCTTTTCATAACTACGTcaagaaactatatatatatatatatttaatttggttCATCAGGAAGTGTTATAGAATAATAAATGTTAGTTATTATCATATATGATATAACCAACCACAACAATCAAAACGATAAGTGTATAAGAGACTGCCTAGATTGTGTTTGAAGCAATTAAAATCTTTAATCCTGTAAGTGGACCTCCAACAAAAAGATGTtaagcaagaaaaaaagaaaagatattgTACTACATTTGCTGTACGTCTTTTACATGTACTAGATTTCTAGTTAGATATCTCGGGTATGGGAGACGTTTAGATGTCAAAGTATAACAGGTTGGCTTATCACCTAATCGGCTAATCTTAGTTGTTCTATATTATACCGGGCCTATCGTCTATGGTTGAAACTATATGTATGTTAAACTTATAAGAATCTTTTGATATTTGTGAGTTGAATCGcgcatatctatcttattaaaacaaaaacattttgttggacctaacatttattttgtaagtttttaaattaaatatacttttatactttatagttaaacatacattaaatcactaatgttcatttctttatactactatccatgtttccaaacaatatatacttatttctttataatactatcaatgtttccaaacaatatacttacttctttatactattatcaatgtttctaaacaatatattttacactactatcaatgtttccaaataataaaataattaattttagttattttatatctatcattttctctttaaaattttgtagaaacgtcataatttcataaattgcaaaatagtgaactttaaaatttcgattataagattacaaattatgaaactattacaatttaaatccaattagattacatatcggtcatccatcagttcaatcggttagtctcgggttttagtaattttttaatatgaatattttaaaaacataaattgaattgtcagatctgcggattaaccggtataatcacaatcgggttgaatttaaaaatactgatttaaatacacactctttaaaaattaccaaaatatttattaaattattagtaaaaattttcatcgtaaaatatcccgcgcttcaaaagcgcgggtcaaaatctagtatcttattaaaacagaaacattctgttggacctaacatttattttgtaagtttttaaattaaatacacttttatactttatagttaaacatacatttaatcactaatgttcctttctttatactactatcagtgtttccaaacaatatatttatttctatatactactatcaatgttttcaaacaatatatttttatactaccatcaatgtttccaaataatacaataattaatcttaattattttatatctatcattttctctttaaaattttgtagaaacgtcataatttcataaattgcaaaataatgaactttaaaatttcgattataagattacaaattatgaaactattacaatttaaatccaattagattacatatcggtcatccatcagttcaatcggttagtcttgggttttagtgatttttaatatgaatattttaaaaacataaattaaattgtcagatctccggattaaccggtataatcacaatcgggttaaatttaaaaatactgatttaaatgaaaaaatattttaaatacacactctttaaaaattaccaaaatatttgttaaattattagtgggatttttcatcgtaaaatattccgcgctttaaaagcgcggatcaaaatctagttataaattatttcaagTAGAGTTTCGAATAGCAACGTATCAAATGATAATTAACCGTGGTCTACACAAAATAGGATAAACTGAAGAATGTGGAAATTAATACTAACTAGATAATATGACCCGCCCTTCGAAAGGGCGggtatttttttaactttttggaaaattaaatttccatatttgaattttttgtaattatatttgtgtttaatattaatttaatttaatagaataatctctgaaataaataaaatatattgttggaCATAACAGTTATCAATAGGTCATGATATTGTTTTGATATAACAGACTAAATGACAGTGGCATttctgtaaatattttgaaaaactaatgtaaaaaagaaaagacttctttttaatgtgttttgataaatttttgGAACAATGAAAATGAATATTCTTTAAGTATATACTGATTTTAAGATTAGTTTGTTGCtacatttgaaatattattagatatatcgttatttgaaatttgaaatttctcAAATGCAAAAACGAACCAGTTTTGATTAAACTACCCGTATGTCCATTGTGTTTTTGAATGGTTAGTAttataaaagagtaaaaaaaattatttcagtGATAGAATATATATTCTTCTATTCTCCAATGGATACCGAGTTTTCATTCTTATGTCTTAATTTATACCTTAAAAGAAGTTATGCTGGGTGTAAATGACATCAAGTGAGGAGAAACATTGATTATGGTGTGTGGTAAAGAGAACTTGatgagtaaaaataaataagtagaCCAACTACCACTGAAAAACGtcagttaatatatatatttgttgattAGATAATGTACTATTTCGTTAAACTATGTTATTATGATCGATTATATTGGATAACAGTTCATACAGTATTATTAAATTAGTTTCGTGGGGATTTGCTGACTTTTTTTTGAACGACTGGGACTTGCTGACTATATAATGTAAATATTATGTAACGTGGTTTTAGGTAACTGACGTGTGTGTTAAAGCTAGAGAAATGAATAGGTCCAAAAACTAATAACAACTtctaatagtagataaaaataggaccctaaattaatagattagatgtttaAGATGTCAACAAAAGGATATTTTTTGGGGGCAGTTGACGCCAAAATTAAAAACTCAATAAATAATTGAAACAAACAATAACATTACtaaattgttttctttaaatagcATTGATAAGGATGGGTTTAATAACCAGCACGGATCGGAGTTTTATGAAATTCGGGTGAATTAACAGAAATTGATGAACCCAATACTCTTAGAGTTGGATTAAATGTTCGACTCAGTCACGGACTCACGGTTAGGTCGCAATCAAACCTATACTAATATACTGAAAATCAGCTAAGTACCTCAATATGATAACAACATTGTTCTCTTCCAAATTAAAACCGCAAGTTTTGTGATTTTTGTCTGTTAAAATATTCGTACTGGGATCAAAACTGAACGTCTGTAGCGTATAAGGTGTTCCAGAGCAGAAGTAGAGCactgttattttaattatagaaaCAAACTTGCGGTTGTATAGTTTTGTTAATTTCACAGTTTTCACTAGTAACTTCTCAGGTTGACAAatgacattattatttttaatggaCAGGCCTGCTAATGCAAAATACAGTTGTTACCGATGTATGCCTGCCTGCATGTCCATGCTCGATTATGGTTCTTAGATATCGCTTAGGTTACGTATTGCATAAAGGAGTATATATAATACACGTACATGCAAACTACACGTAACCTGAAACCTGTAAGTCTGAAACACGCATATCTACGTGTCTCTCTATGTGTCAACATGCATGATTTCGATTATCGACGTAGTTGATGGTATGGTCCCAAAGGTTaacagaaagaagaaaaagaccaGCAAAACTAATAAATGCTATAATCCATCCACCCTACATTCGTGAAATAGAAACATATACTCTGAGAATTTGTAATTTGTGAATCTGTGATAAGTAAACGATTATCAGGATACGAATTTgtttgacagaaaaaaaaaggatatgaATTTAACAAACTAGTTACATAACTAAGGcaatttattttatacaaaattatgaagaaagaaaaatattacgCACTACCGATTGCACAATACtataaaacagagaaaatagaGTTTCCAAATCAGCCTGCCCTTGTAATAAATTAGCCAACGAGAGAAAATGGGTCAAACGTCAAAACtagtaattttatgttatttatattacaattaatactttgaaaacaaaattaataccaATGGCAGTGAAGTATTTTTTGTTGTTCTATGAAAAACGATGTTTAATCGCTATTTCTATCACAGTTGATactagttcttttttttttatagtagtTAATAGTAGTTCTTATGTTAGCTAAAATGTTTTCATTTGATGCAAAATTTAACGCTggttgtttacaaaaaaaaaaaaaatttaacgcTGGCCAATAGTTTTCTCTACCGCCAACAACTTATACTGATACTAGTATATCTTGCTACAGAAAGGAAAAATAGCGAACTGATCTACCGACATTGGTTAAtcttaatctattaaaacagagtcctattttttatctacttataAATGTTGTCACTTAAATTTTGGACCTATTCATATTTTACTAGAAATAGATATTAATAAGATCTTTTTGAAATCCCATTggtttacttttaatatttcaaattttccaCTCCTATTTTTATGTCTAACAACATTAATTAGTTTCATCCTAACTactatatattcataaaactttcaccatttatattttttgaaactatcgatattttattgtatttaattgtttcttatttatatttgcATTAAACTTTTCAAAGCCTAACATAGCTGTTGTATATGATAACAATTAATAACTACGTACAATCTAAAATAgatcactatatattaataatatcgaataagaaatctaaaaaacaagattataaaattacacaacataaaacactaaaatgtaaaccatatatatataacgtttatgataatatcaaagttttatatttataaaagaaaaatatccgcacggacgtgcgggtTCAAATtctagtattttttaaaatttggttctttatttttttaaagaaatggttacttatttttttctacCGAAGTAAATTACAGAGCAACGTactattttttgttctttaatcTTGTGtgtttcgaagaggaatcaagtgtatattttaataagaaaacgAAAACGGTGCATCCAATAAAAGAAGCGACAAAAGTTGGAGTACGAAAGCACAGGTTTAGAGGAAGTGGTGGCGCACTGGCTGTCACATGGGCTGATTCATAAAACTGTACGTCCTCAGAGAGATGGCACGGACCCATCACATTAGGTCGACTTGCTAACACCGTCACATCATGGCTCACTGTTATATTATACCTCACGCATCACGCGCTGCGTgggcgagagagagagttctgGAGTCTACTACTTTGGCTGGAATAGAATGTTCTTTGTTGTTTTGCATACAATGCGAAGACATCACTAGCTGTGTTCACTGTTTGCTTACTACTGAGAGCCGGACCCGAAAAATGTTTTGGCTGTACTACAACAGtataatttctttaaattaataatctataaattaatatataataaaaatctctataaaataatataattttatagtcttAAATTGAATTTTGGGTTCCATTAATATATCGAAAATTAATATCTttctaaactaataaaaaatataatttttggtatagtctcaacattattaatttatagaggttttactgtataTATGTGCAAATACTCGTATTGCTTGTTTGTTTTCTCTTAGCATATCGATCTAAATTTTTGATATGGTGTATCAGTATGTATGTTGTTCGTATTCAGATAATTCATAAAACTAAACTGGATTATCCACATTgtataaaagtaataaaatacaGTTTTGGGGGAATTATTTTTCTGTCAAGTCATGTAATCTCACAATTAAAAAGCCATAGGattcttaattaattttatttaatatggtTGATTGATACTACGGGCCACCGTATAATTTCTACAAACACATGATGGACAACAAATTATTTCAGAATAAATAGTCATAAACTTTTAGGAAAAATAAAGAGTTAATCATAACACAATTCCTttgtcaaaataataataatcataacACAATTGACAAACACCGATGGCATGAATAAACTAAGGAATCATTTTATTCGTGCAATAAATGGACCAAGCTATTTTGATAGATGCAAGATAAAGTGTACTTTCACCTAAGTGACCTAACTATTGATATTTATTCACCGataatttattttctctttttaaaagGTTATTCTTTTAATAGTGAGAAGGATGAAAAGAGCTTTATACTATACAATGCGGTAAGTGGTAACAAAAGGGGcatatttgaaactatttaaGATTTACATGTAACTTTGAAAAAAGCATAGGGAGCAGTTGCCCCTTCCCCTCTCGAGTCTCGAGCAATGTGGCTCCGCCACTGGAAGTGGGACTATCGATATGAACTCTAGAGTTTGTTACACAAGACAAGACTATTATTTTTGGCAAACGCCTAAATGGTCAAAGATGCTATTGATATCGAGGATATGCATTTGGTGTAGTTGTAAAAAACAAGCACTGCAAATGTAATGATAAATGGTATTTTATTAAACAAGATATCTGGCTTAAACTAATCGTATAATAAATGAAAcgtaattaattatttgtttccCGAAGActgtttttacatatttttatgaaCGACATACTAAATTGAATTTGTAATATAAACTGTTCTgatttgattatggttatagcCTTTAAAATAACCAGTAATTACCGAGTGATCACAGTAAAAAGAAAACCGCATGCAAAGAGAGACAGCAAAGGCCGCATGTAACTGCTTAATCAAATTGTTCAAAATATTTTCCATATACTCTTTAGCATTCGCAGTTTCTTTGTTACATAATGGAACATGCGTTTGGATTCTCGTCGCTGAATATCTGAGGGCTATATGCATTAGGTGGATATGCACTAGAAGGATATCCAGGAGGAGGATATGCATGAGGAGGATATGCATGAGGAGAATATGCACTAGAAGGATATGCATTTGGAGGATATGCATTAGAAGGATATGCATAAGGAGGATATGCATGCGGTTGATAGGCATGAGGCGGCATTGCCACACGCGGCGGCTGGTAATAATAGGAGTAATATGGATTCTCTATCTTCTTCACCTCCACAACTTTTCCCTCTTCCTCCCCACCACCGCCATTTCCCCCGGCTTCACCTTCTCCTTTGCTGCCGTCaccttctttcttctcttcatcaGTCTTTGCTTTCTCGTCCTTCCCTTCCTCGCCTTTGGACTCTCCACCGTCATTTTCTCCTttcccttcttccttcttctcagCCGCTTCTTCaggtggcggtggtggtggtggatcaATTTTCATAATTGCAGCATGTTTTCCAGTCCGCTTGTAAATGTGTTCTACGAGCTTTTGCGGTTCAAACACTCCTTTCACCGTCACTTCAGAAGCTTTCAAATCGGATTCAGCAGATTCCACTCCTAAAAGTTATTTGTTTCaaacaaaaatgaataataaaatattatactacTAAAGTGAAGGGCTAAATACATTTTGAGCCAACTACATATAGCTAAAAAGGATAACATTACACATGCTTTCAAAAAGTTGGAAtgactataaataaataaataatacatgtgcATGTGTTTTAAAGTCGAAGCAATATCATCTAGATTTGAAATTGCATGGACCAAATTTGATACGACTAAAGAACTAACGAAAGCTGGTAGTCAAAAAAAGAACTAATGAAAGACAATATAAAGTTGGTGACAAGTGGATGACTATGCAAGATATTGAAACGTTTTATCTACCGATCATAATTAAGACAGACAAGAAAAAGAGTTAAAATCCCaggaaaaaacatatttttattttaatgattacTTTTATCACTTTTTCAGTAAATTTCCTTAAAGTTCGAAGTGTTGCTTTCACAAATAAAAGccaaagatttttattttcggaaaaaatactatatatgaATGTTTATAAAAAGTTCAATATCTtaactagtatatatataagataatataaacGAATCAGTAGAAAAAACTAACCTTTCATTCTCAtgatccgtttcttgatctccgTCGCACAAGCTTCGCAATGCATGTGAACCTTGAGGACCACCGTAACCACTACGGGAGGCTGATATAAAAAAATCgccggttttttttttttttttaaacgactACTTAACTCATATTccatatatgtaaattaaataaagatataGTTTATATCACTAAACCATCAAATAATATACCAACCCAATCAGTATATACCCCAATGTGAATTCactagaaatttaaataaaacgaCTACTTAGCGCAAATCTTATacatgtaaattaaataaaaatctagttTGATCAGGTAGCGTAAATTCCATAGACGTGTTTTCCAGTGATACTAGATCACTTAATTGTTTTTGTGATTGAATTCTATTGacgttaaaataaaattaaatataggAGCCaaaaaaatctagttatatCATTAAAgtatcaaatgaaaatatatcaaCCCTACCAGTACACACCCATGTGAATTCACTGGAAAGAGAGAATATTCCAATTTTAACTGAATGATATGTTAATTATTAGTTacactaaataaataaataataataacaataataataataatgataataaaaatatatgaatattcatttaattaaccccccccccccccacccaaaaaaaaaagtaacccaTAAACTACCTTTGCTTTTTTGAAATATCAAAATTACTAAGCAAAAAAACTACGATAAAAAAATTACCTCCACTTTCTTTTCCTCCACTTTGGGCTTCTCCTCCTCCGCTTTCTTCTCTGGTGGCTGAGATGGTGGAGGAATAGGAGAAATAAGCACCACTTCACGGTGGGTCTTCTTTTGAACTCTGGCCAATACTTTCAATGGGTCAGCTTTTTCTCCCTTCACCACCACTTTACCCGCTTTACAATCAGTCATCACATCTTCCACTCCTAAatcaattaaacaaaaaaaaaacaccaagaTTCAACTCTTATTTTTTATGTCGAATACATATAGATCAAAATCTTACCATGTTTACTAAACAGAAATATATACTttgattcttttatttatttataataataacacTTAAAGCATAACCCAAACGTTATGTTGATGTTGTCCTATATACAAAATCTATAATGAATATTAACTATACTTATAcaccaaattaaccaaaaacTGTAGTTGGCAGAAACAAGATATAGTTACAGTGATTTACTTATTTGATGCTTATTTTTAGTAtgtaattttttagaaaagaaaatcaaacggtaatttttttgtttagaatgTTTGTTTTGTAATTGTTTTAGTTGAACCAGaagattaatttcataaaaacagATTGTGATGTAAAAGCAGATGGCAAATTGGATTTTGTGAAAGTATTCCATAGAAAACACGAAAAtgtcttatttttctttatagaaGATTACATGTAGATGAAAAtgcaaaaatgataaaaatatgtatttttagatATAGTACATATTCTTCATACATACCTTCGAAACCTTTGAGGCAACGGCGGACTTTTCTTGCACAGCCTTCACAGTGCATGTACACCTTGAGAATAATCTCTTGCGGTGGTGGAGGTGGCGCTGGAGCTTCCGGCGCCGCCGGTGGAGACTCATCTTTGGAATCTTTAGTAGCTTCTCCTTCTTGAGTTTTCTTCTCGGAATCTTCTCCTTTTTCCTCACCAACCTCAACTttctttccttcttcttttttatccTCCTCTGGTTTGTTCTCCTCCATTTTCTTCTCCTCTGGTACTTCTTGCTTCTTCTCTTCCTGGAACCAAAGAAATAATTAGTCTTAGTTagaacaaaattattattattcattgaGATTTGAATAGATGATATAAGAGTTTGGGATTTTCTTGAACCTCTcccatttttgtttttggttaagTTTTGAGTGTTTCTATGTTCACAAAAAATCGCAATGCCCAAAGAGAAACTTATAAATCTCTCTCACGCTTTctatctccctctctctctctctaaagaacCACTTGGGTGTTGGTACAAAGGTGGAACTGTGGACCTCAAGATCTGAAAAgaaatgtaaattattttgttttattccctTTTAAACATGACTTATACGTGAATCTGTTTGAAGTTAATTGATTACTATTTTAGTacgtaattttatatttcattcaATAGTTTATCAGTCAAAATACACTTAATACTCACGCAATATGtgtttctctatatatgtaattaaaCTGTCAAAACGCAATTCTAGTTCTCGAGATTGATAGGTAATGGATTGCCTGCCCACTCACGtattttttttctggaaaaatataaatacattaaagcacgtaatttaaaaaattaaatattaatttttttttaaatacagcATGTTTAATCAATGGTTTAAATCTTTAATATAACTATGGTTGGTttacatttttgaaatttatttaaattgagCGTTACCACTGTGGAAAccaaattaatttcaaaattatttacttttacAAATATTCAAGATTTCAATATTGGTTAATATATAACtacattgaaaattttaaatataaatatcctCCCTAGGTtcaataaatttcaaattatagTTACTTCATAAGTTTGTATTGTTACGGGTTAGAAATGTCCATGGATttaagaaaacacataattTATACACTAATATCTACCTAATGAGAAGATAAATTAATTCTTACAATTTTAGAGCACTTATTTACTCTCTAATTTtagacttaaaatatatatatgtatatatcacaCAATTGAGTAACGGAATAAAATGCATGTTATTAAACATGAGATGTTCATGGTGAAGTGAGCAAACACGGCATTCGTGATAACAACTAATACCTATGGGCGTTGTTGCTAAACATAAAGTCCCAgtgaacttttatttttaaaatccatcTACAAAAGGGATAACAATGGTGACAAAATGGCACATGTTAGCCTTTATTTCAATACAGCACACGCACATATATACTATGATATCgattatttaaaacataattaatcaccagttttattaaaattttgaatattcttGTCATATCGACTAACTATGACTGAAACCATTATGAAAGTACTCGAATCAGCGTTCATAAATAAACTTAGTAAAACTTTGAATTAACCAACGTGAGTTAGTGTTCCTTTCGTggaaaaaacaatatttttgttactgatgaatatatggttaatctatatagaaaatatatggtATTATGAAACTAATAATTATACTTATCGTTCTTGGAGTAAATAGTTAAAACCCCAGACTATAGTCTATGAATATAGTTTTAATAAggtaatatattaatttatctttGTATTCCTTTGATTAGGCTTCTTTGGCATTCTAAACTAATCTAGAAGTGTGTTGtcaaattttcctttttgcTGACCTAATATTTAAATACGCTTGTATTAGATTTAAATAGAGGTTAATGATTGTCTACCGGAAATAAGTTAGAGAATCCGGCAAAGGCATTTAGGAAAActgtctttttattttattttaattgattataGCTAGGACTCGAATCTAAATGACAAAATTCACAACGGTGAACCGTTTACCGCCAACCA is a genomic window containing:
- the LOC108811451 gene encoding heavy metal-associated isoprenylated plant protein 7 → MGEEEKKQEVPEEKKMEENKPEEDKKEEGKKVEVGEEKGEDSEKKTQEGEATKDSKDESPPAAPEAPAPPPPPQEIILKVYMHCEGCARKVRRCLKGFEGVEDVMTDCKAGKVVVKGEKADPLKVLARVQKKTHREVVLISPIPPPSQPPEKKAEEEKPKVEEKKVEPPVVVTVVLKVHMHCEACATEIKKRIMRMKGVESAESDLKASEVTVKGVFEPQKLVEHIYKRTGKHAAIMKIDPPPPPPPEEAAEKKEEGKGENDGGESKGEEGKDEKAKTDEEKKEGDGSKGEGEAGGNGGGGEEEGKVVEVKKIENPYYSYYYQPPRVAMPPHAYQPHAYPPYAYPSNAYPPNAYPSSAYSPHAYPPHAYPPPGYPSSAYPPNAYSPQIFSDENPNACSIM